From the genome of Rhizobacter sp. AJA081-3:
CAGGATCTGCGGCGTGCGGCACTTGCCGAGATCGACGCCCGGGATCATCTGCAGCGCCGCGGTGGCGATGGCGGTGCGCGGCCACAGGCTGTTGACGCCGATGCCGTACTTCCGGAACTCGCCCGCGTGGCCGAGCGTGCATTCGCTCATGCCGTACTTGGCCATCGTGTAGGCCACGTGCGGCGCGAACCAGTGCTCTCGCATCGACAGCGGCGGCGACATGTTCAGCACGTGCGGGTTGCGCCCGGCCTTGGCCGATCGGATCAGCTGCGCCAGGCAGGCCTGCGTGCACAGGTACGTGCCGCGCACGTTCACGCCGAACATCAGGTCGAAGCGCTTCATCGGCGTCGCGTCGGTCGGCGTGAGGCTGATGGCGCTGGCGTTGTTGACGAGGATGTCGATGCCGCCGAAATGCGCCGCGCCGCGTTCGACCGCGGCCAGCACGTTGGCCTCGTCGCGGATGTCGGTCTGCAGCGCCAGCGCGTGGCCGCCCGCGGCCTCGATCTCGGCGGCCGCGGAATGGATGGTGCCGG
Proteins encoded in this window:
- a CDS encoding NAD(P)-dependent oxidoreductase, with protein sequence MSLKGKTLFITGASRGIGLAIALRAARDGANIVIAAKTAETNPKLPGTIHSAAAEIEAAGGHALALQTDIRDEANVLAAVERGAAHFGGIDILVNNASAISLTPTDATPMKRFDLMFGVNVRGTYLCTQACLAQLIRSAKAGRNPHVLNMSPPLSMREHWFAPHVAYTMAKYGMSECTLGHAGEFRKYGIGVNSLWPRTAIATAALQMIPGVDLGKCRTPQILADAAYLVLTSDPKATTGNFFIDDALLAQYGVSDFDQYSVTPGTKDFIPDFFVD